TTCTTATCAGCAGCGTGGCCAAAATATGTCCGGGTGGGTGCGAATTCACCAAGTTTGTGTCCGACCATATTTTCGGACACAAACACCGGGATAAACTTCTTACCGTTATGCACAGCAAAGGTAAGACCGACCATCTCGGGAATAATCGTGGACCGGCGGGACCAGGTCTTGATCACCTGACGGCTTCTTTCAGCGTTGGACTTCTCCACCTTAGCGATAAGATGGCCGTCCACAAAGGGGCCTTTTTTCAGAGACCTTGGCATATCAACTCCTACTTAGTTCCGCGGCGTTTGACGATAAGCTTGGAAGAACTCT
This window of the Desulfomicrobium escambiense DSM 10707 genome carries:
- the rpsS gene encoding 30S ribosomal protein S19, encoding MPRSLKKGPFVDGHLIAKVEKSNAERSRQVIKTWSRRSTIIPEMVGLTFAVHNGKKFIPVFVSENMVGHKLGEFAPTRTYFGHAADKKKK